A single Bicyclus anynana chromosome 19, ilBicAnyn1.1, whole genome shotgun sequence DNA region contains:
- the LOC112045344 gene encoding mitochondrial carrier protein Rim2 isoform X3, with the protein MGAMFAYTKQADRMLMSYNYQVQQCARAGHARTAARMSLIHCLRHIVQNEGARALFKGLGPNIVGVAPSRAIYFCTYSQAKAILNQHIPPDTPIVHLSAASAAGFVSCTMTNPIWFVKTRLQLDGANVTAWQCIKRIYAKSGIRGFYKGITASYMGISETVVHFVLYEGVKARLMAARSLDGVPSDQRSPRDFLEFMAAGAFSKTVASCIAYPHEVARTRLREEGDKYRKFWQTLHTVWLEEGYRGVYRGLGTQLVRQIPNTAIMMSTYEAVVYLLTTHFNSSFYENT; encoded by the exons ATGGGCGCAATGTTCGCCTACACCAAGCAGGCAGATCGAATGCTGATGTCCTACAATTACCAGGTGCAGCAGTGCGCACGCGCCGGCCACGCCAGGACTGCGGCGAGGATGAGTCTCATACATTGCCTCAG GCATATCGTCCAAAATGAAGGCGCCCGTGCACTGTTCAAAGGCCTGGGGCCGAACATAGTGGGCGTCGCGCCCTCCAGAGCCATCTACTTCTGCACGTATTCGCAGGCGAAGGCGATCCTCAACCAGCACATCCCACCGGACACACCGATAGTGCATCTGTCCGCTGCCAGTGCGGCAG GGTTCGTGTCGTGCACGATGACCAATCCCATTTGGTTTGTGAAGACGCGTCTGCAACTGGACGGCGCCAACGTCACCGCGTGGCAGTGCATCAAGAGGATATACGCTAAATCG GGTATCAGAGGCTTCTACAAAGGCATCACCGCGTCGTACATGGGCATCAGCGAGACGGTGGTGCACTTCGTGCTGTACGAGGGCGTGAAGGCGCGGCTCATGGCGGCGCGCAGCCTGGACGGCGTGCCCAGCGACCAGCGCTCGCCGCGCGACTTCCTCGAGTTCATGGCGGCCGGCGCCTTCTCCAAGACGGTCGCCTCGTGCATCGCTTATCCACATG AGGTAGCGAGGACGCGTCTGCGGGAGGAAGGCGACAAGTACCGCAAATTCTGGCAGACCTTGCACACTGTCTGGTTGGAAGAGGGCTACCGTGGAgtttatag GGGCCTCGGCACACAACTGGTCCGTCAAATTCCGAACACAGCCATTATGATGAGCACGTATGAAGCAGTGGTGTACCTCCTCACCACCCACTTTAACAGCTCCTTCTACGAGAACACTTAG
- the LOC112045346 gene encoding guided entry of tail-anchored proteins factor 1: MLDILNGFLLLYFLILCILSALVPVLVKPIAACFVRPSTEDRALLAEMKKLIAEQQHISMKDEFATYSKLQRKINKLDGILKENSQTRLSKSLAVKGLVHIVLQVVITLIIIVSLFWFRREPIVALGGDPFPFTSILQYPSDTENAVSAHVWVLISNVSIRALIKPFISA, from the exons ATGCTAGATATTCTTAATggatttcttcttctttattttttaattctctgtatATTGAGTGCTTTGGTGCCAGTTTTAGTTAAACCG ATTGCTGCATGTTTTGTAAGGCCTTCGACTGAAGACCGCGCTCTCCTGGCGGAAATGAAGAAACTCATAGCAGAACAACAACATATTTCCATGAAAGATGAATTTGCAACATACTCAAAACTACAgcgaaaaattaataaacttgaTGGTATTCTCAAAGAAAATTCACAAACACGTTTAAGCAAAAGTCTAGCCGTTAAGGGATTGGTCCACATTGTATTGCAAGTAGTGATAACTTTGATTATCATTGTATCACTTTTTTGGTTCAGACGAGAACCTATAGTTGCATTAGGGGGTGATCCTTTTCCATTCACCTCGATTCTTCAATACCCGAGTGATACTGAAAATGCTGTGTCAGCCCATGTGTGGGTTTTGATCTCTAATGTTTCCATACGAGCTTTAATCAAACCTTTTATTTCAGCGTAa
- the LOC112045349 gene encoding glutathione S-transferase C-terminal domain-containing protein homolog, translating into MDNKVFLLSYTSKEEYNQTGVIKIPLESLLTFLIHKYCQSDDVKLNFVYTTNNTDTVLLDLPEKSIEFIESNKIPWQVTSCVYPTAFYGNTIITGLCAVSRHLCKYRTSPHSPSESEDGLLGFRKGCLQAPNEVSIWTKFCEIDLIYSIRGLLLEETILEIPKSLVRFENHLKKPVRIHNVHKIARNLKKETLLDKGTLENLTNKKNDNKPIDRTPKNRKWKSNVKKESGARIEDVAHQFAEGPFFTLADLVLLPLYSIVIKSIGDKVIKSLLPTTYEWYLNVKSMQELQNINNLMQKIDVKAVTVKNLELPHADNVSLYKSDPKRLNPKKRLFTKPEDIENALSILVEGMELGLSDFSFDKTHDWSTIPEGANPAAGHLPDERVTRKSQQLENLCLAVLGMAKAGDIIVDFCSGSGHLGILIAYLLPKCTVILLENKEQSLSRARDRVIEMGLRNVYFFQCNLDFFIGKFDIGIALHACGIASDLVLDKCLNANAKFVICPCCYGSLHATDRLVYPRSAMFKRMTIGQYLCIGHAADQTHEEHPLTVRGARCMAIIDSDRARLAEEFGFKVTLSRLKPLSCTPKNNLLIGVPC; encoded by the coding sequence ATGGACAACAAAGTATTTTTACTCTCTTATACTTCAAAAGAGGAGTATAATCAAACAGGTGTAATAAAAATTCCTTTGGAATCACTATTAACTTTCCTAATACACAAATATTGCCAGTCCGACGATGTAAAGCTGAACTTTGTGTATACGACTAATAATACAGACACAGTATTATTAGACCTACCAGAAAAAAGTATCGAGTTCATTGAAAGTAACAAAATTCCTTGGCAAGTGACTTCATGTGTGTACCCGACGGCTTTCTATGGGAATACAATAATCACTGGATTATGTGCGGTTTCGCgacatttatgtaaatatagaaCATCCCCGCACTCCCCCAGCGAGTCTGAAGATGGTTTACTTGGTTTTAGAAAAGGTTGCCTTCAAGCCCCTAATGAAGTGTCAATTTGGACAAAGTTCTGTGAAATTGATCTAATATACTCTATCAGAGGTTTACTGCTTGAGGAAACTATATTAGAAATACCAAAAAGTCTTGTAAGATTCGAAAACCATTTAAAGAAACCAGTCAGAATACATAATGTACATAAAATAGCAAGGAATTTGAAGAAAGAGACTCTATTGGATAAAGGCACCTTAGAGAATTTAACTAACAAGAAAAATGATAATAAACCAATAGACAGGACCCCTAAAAATAGAAAGTGGAAATCAAATGTCAAGAAAGAGTCCGGAGCAAGAATAGAAGATGTTGCTCATCAATTTGCTGAGGGTCCATTTTTTACTCTCGCTGACTTGGTTCTACTGCCTTTATATTcaatagtaataaaaagtattggAGATAAAGTTATAAAATCATTGTTACCAACAACCTATGAATGGTATTTGAATGTAAAAAGTATGCAAGaacttcaaaatataaataatttgatgCAGAAAATTGATGTTAAGGCTGTAACAGTAAAAAACTTGGAGTTACCACATGCAGACAATGTCAGTCTTTACAAATCTGATCCTAAAAGACTAAACCCTAAAAAGAGATTGTTCACAAAACCAGAAGATATAGAAAATGCCTTAAGTATATTGGTAGAAGGAATGGAATTAGGTTTAAGTGATTTCAGTTTTGATAAAACTCATGATTGGAGTACCATTCCCGAAGGAGCCAACCCAGCGGCTGGCCACTTGCCAGATGAAAGAGTTACCAGAAAGTCTCAACAGCTAGAAAACTTATGTCTCGCTGTTCTAGGAATGGCAAAAGCTGGTGATATTATTGTAGACTTCTGTAGTGGCAGTGGACATTTAGGAATCCTCATTGCATATTTACTTCCTAAATGTACGGTCATCCTTCTAGAGAATAAAGAGCAATCCCTTTCAAGGGCACGTGATAGAGTCATTGAAATGGGTCTTCGAAATGTGTATTTCTTCCAATGCAATTTAGATTTCTTTATTGGTAAATTTGACATAGGAATAGCCTTACATGCATGTGGGATTGCAAGTGATTTGGTTTTGGACAAATGTTTGAATGCAAATGCCAAGTTTGTTATATGTCCATGTTGCTATGGATCATTACATGCGACTGATAGGCTTGTTTATCCCAGGAGTGCCATGTTTAAGAGAATGACTATTGGCCAATATTTGTGTATTGGCCACGCTGCTGATCAAACTCATGAAGAACACCCGCTTACAGTCAGAGGGGCAAGATGCATGGCAATTATAGATTCAGACAGAGCAAGATTGGCTGAAGAGTTTGGCTTCAAAGTTACTTTGTCAAGATTAAAACCTTTGTCGTGTACTCCGAAAAACAACCTACTTATAGGTGTACCATGTTAG